A part of Rhodamnia argentea isolate NSW1041297 chromosome 8, ASM2092103v1, whole genome shotgun sequence genomic DNA contains:
- the LOC115736606 gene encoding protein NRT1/ PTR FAMILY 8.1-like encodes MAEEDVYTNDGTVDYKGDPANKKKTGTWKACPFILGNECCERLAYYGMRSNLVLYFKLRLHQHSTTASNNVSNWGGTCYITPLIGAFIADAYLGRYWTIAIFSIIYVFGMTLLTLSASVPGLKPSCTAKDNCHATDIQSAVCFIALYLIALGTGGIKPCVSSYGADQFDDADEVEKKHKGSFFNWFYLSINIGALIAGSVLVYIQDNVGWGLGFGIPAAAMVIAVCTLFSGTRLFRNQKPGGSPLTRLCQVVVASFRKYRVEVPADKSLLYETADAESSIKGSRKHDHTQDLSFFDKAAVETPTDRIKEPVNPWRLCTVTQVEELKAIIRLLPIWATGIVFATVCNQMGTLFVLQGYTMDPHVGNSSFKIPAASLSIFDTLSVIFWVPIYDRVIVPVARRFTGHKSGLTQLQRMGIGLFISIFAMISAAILEVIRLKMVRRHDYYNYKYVPMSIFWQVPPYFLIGCAEVFTFIGQLEFFYEQAPDAMRSTCSALSLTTNALGSYLSSLLVTIVTSISTRHGRLGWIPDNLNYGHLHYFFWLLTVLSVLNLGAYLLVARWYTYKRAVGTLR; translated from the exons ATGGCAGAAGAAGATGTTTACACGAATGATGGAACGGTGGACTACAAAGGCGACCCggccaacaaaaagaaaaccggAACATGGAAGGCCTGCCCTTTTATTCTAG GCAATGAATGTTGTGAAAGGCTGGCATACTATGGCATGCGCTCCAATCTGGTGCTTTACTTTAAGCTCCGCTTGCATCAACACAGTACGACCGCTTCTAACAATGTTTCAAACTGGGGAGGAACGTGCTACATCACTCCTTTGATTGGAGCTTTTATCGCCGATGCCTATCTTGGGAGATATTGGACTATAGCAATCTTCTCGATTATCTATGTTTTC GGGATGACACTGCTGACGCTGTCGGCTTCAGTCCCGGGACTAAAGCCGAGCTGTACGGCAAAAGATAATTGCCATGCTACGGACATACAAAGTGCAGTGTGCTTTATAGCACTCTATCTCATAGCCCTAGGGACTGGAGGGATCAAGCCTTGTGTCTCATCCTATGGAGCCGATCAATTTGACGATGCTGATGAGGTCGAGAAGAAGCACAAGGGTTCTTTCTTCAACTGGTTTTATTTATCAATCAATATAGGCGCGCTCATTGCGGGCTCTGTTTTGGTCTATATACAAGACAATGTGGGTTGGGGGTTGGGTTTCGGCATTCCAGCAGCTGCTATGGTAATCGCAGTATGTACTCTCTTTTCGGGCACGCGCCTTTTTCGTAACCAAAAACCCGGAGGGAGCCCCCTCACGCGCCTCTGTCAGGTGGTGGTGGCGTCCTTCAGAAAATATCGAGTGGAAGTACCGGCTGACAAGTCTCTACTGTATGAGACTGCAGATGCCGAGTCTTCAATCAAAGGAAGCCGCAAGCATGATCACACCCAAGATTTGAG TTTCTTCGACAAGGCTGCTGTGGAAACACCAACCGACCGCATTAAGGAACCCGTGAATCCATGGAGGCTGTGCACCGTCACCCAAGTGGAGGAGTTGAAGGCGATCATACGACTGCTTCCTATATGGGCAACCGGAATCGTCTTTGCTACTGTGTGCAACCAGATGGGTACTTTATTTGTTTTACAAGGCTATACTATGGACCCTCATGTTGGAAACTCCAGCTTCAAGATTCCAGCAgcctctctctccatctttgACACCCTGAGCGTCATATTCTGGGTCCCTATATACGACCGCGTCATTGTTCCAGTGGCGAGGAGATTCACGGGTCACAAAAGCGGCTTAACCCAACTGCAGAGAATGGGGATCGGTCTCTTCATATCCATCTTCGCCATGATATCGGCAGCAATACTAGAGGTGATTAGGCTAAAGATGGTAAGGAGGCATGACTACTACAATTACAAGTACGTACCGATGTCGATATTCTGGCAGGTCCCCCCGTACTTCCTTATCGGTTGTGCGGAAGTGTTCACGTTCATTGGCCAATTGGAGTTTTTCTACGAGCAAGCGCCCGATGCCATGAGGAGCACGTGCTCCGCTCTCTCGCTCACAACAAATGCACTCGGGAGCTACTTGAGCTCTCTCCTGGTGACTATTGTCACGAGTATTAGTACAAGACACGGGAGGCTGGGATGGATACCGGACAATCTGAACTACGGTCACCTCCATTACTTCTTTTGGCTGTTGACGGTCCTCAGCGTGCTCAACTTGGGAGCTTATCTCTTGGTAGCAAGGTGGTACACGTACAAGAGGGCAGTGGGAACGCTCCGATGA